The Flavobacteriaceae bacterium 3519-10 genome includes a window with the following:
- a CDS encoding (3R)-hydroxymyristoyl-[acyl carrier protein] dehydratase, with the protein MSITANILQQLPFSEPYLFVDELHYVNDEGASGSYTFRRDLPFYQGHFKDAPVTPGAILIEVMAQIGGSSLGIYLSSQENGGQNPPQLCLASSYEASFFLPVYPGERVTVVSEKVYFRFNKLKFKVQMVNSSGSIICRGVFTGMLKAR; encoded by the coding sequence ATGAGTATCACAGCCAATATATTACAGCAACTGCCCTTTTCCGAACCTTATCTGTTTGTTGACGAACTGCATTATGTAAATGATGAAGGTGCCAGCGGAAGTTACACTTTCCGCAGGGACCTGCCTTTTTATCAGGGCCATTTTAAGGACGCGCCCGTGACACCCGGGGCCATCCTGATTGAAGTAATGGCGCAAATTGGTGGAAGTAGTCTCGGGATTTACTTAAGTTCCCAGGAGAACGGCGGACAAAACCCGCCACAGCTCTGTTTGGCAAGTTCTTACGAAGCTTCGTTCTTTTTGCCTGTTTATCCGGGGGAGCGCGTAACAGTTGTCTCGGAAAAAGTGTATTTCCGTTTCAATAAATTGAAATTTAAGGTACAAATGGTAAATTCCTCAGGCAGCATCATATGCAGAGGGGTTTTTACCGGAATGCTAAAAGCAAGGTAA
- a CDS encoding beta-ketoacyl synthase, with protein sequence MKKRVVITGLGVVSPNGIGKSDFNKAIKEGRSGIRHLKELEELKFESQIGGLPPVTEAHIAKYFTELELRKFNSDAILYGVIAGMQAWADAGLDLNAGSEPDWDSGAIMGIGSMAANKMREGTMAVDGLKVKKLGSNFVIQTMPSGVSAYLAGKLGLGNQVTTNSSACATGTESILMAYERIANGKALRMIAGGTNEGGQYAWAGFEAMRVATYKHNHEPERGSRPMSADASGLVMGAGAGALLLESLDSAMARGAYIYGELLGGQMNTGGQRGDGSMTLPNSVGVQRCIKEALANAGVEGHEVDAINGHLTSTGKCSLEIQNWSDALNRSGRDFPYVTALKSMIGHTLGAAGGIESVAAVMQLDEGFLVPNLNCEILDPAIAKIVHEDSIPRAFLKKDLNIIAKSSFGFGDVNAVIIFKKYGDPCSEMML encoded by the coding sequence ATGAAAAAAAGAGTAGTAATCACCGGCTTAGGGGTGGTTTCCCCGAACGGAATAGGGAAGTCGGACTTTAACAAAGCGATTAAGGAAGGCCGCTCAGGTATCCGGCACTTAAAGGAATTGGAAGAGCTGAAATTTGAGAGTCAAATTGGTGGTCTGCCTCCTGTTACGGAGGCCCATATCGCAAAGTATTTCACCGAACTGGAACTGCGAAAATTTAACTCAGACGCAATTCTCTACGGGGTTATTGCCGGGATGCAGGCCTGGGCTGATGCCGGATTAGACCTGAATGCCGGTTCAGAACCGGATTGGGATTCAGGTGCAATCATGGGTATTGGGTCTATGGCCGCCAATAAGATGCGCGAAGGAACGATGGCCGTGGACGGTCTGAAAGTGAAAAAACTGGGAAGTAATTTTGTTATACAAACCATGCCCAGTGGTGTGAGTGCTTATCTGGCAGGTAAGTTGGGCTTGGGCAATCAGGTAACCACCAATTCCTCCGCTTGTGCCACAGGCACTGAGAGTATCCTTATGGCTTATGAAAGGATAGCGAATGGTAAGGCGCTTAGAATGATAGCTGGCGGCACCAATGAGGGAGGCCAGTATGCGTGGGCCGGATTTGAGGCGATGCGCGTAGCAACTTATAAGCACAACCACGAACCAGAAAGAGGATCAAGACCGATGAGTGCAGATGCGTCAGGGCTGGTAATGGGTGCCGGCGCCGGCGCTCTTCTGCTCGAGTCCCTCGATAGCGCAATGGCCCGGGGTGCCTATATTTACGGCGAACTTCTGGGCGGACAAATGAATACAGGTGGGCAGAGAGGCGATGGCAGCATGACACTGCCCAATAGCGTAGGTGTGCAGCGCTGTATTAAGGAAGCACTTGCTAATGCGGGTGTTGAGGGCCATGAGGTAGATGCAATTAATGGTCATCTAACTTCCACCGGAAAATGTTCGCTTGAGATACAGAACTGGTCTGATGCATTAAACAGGTCTGGCAGAGACTTTCCTTACGTTACAGCCTTGAAATCCATGATCGGACATACGCTTGGCGCTGCGGGTGGAATTGAAAGCGTAGCCGCGGTAATGCAGCTTGATGAGGGTTTTCTGGTGCCCAATCTGAACTGTGAGATACTTGATCCGGCTATTGCCAAGATCGTTCACGAGGACAGTATTCCCAGAGCGTTTCTTAAAAAAGACCTGAATATCATTGCAAAATCAAGTTTTGGTTTTGGGGACGTAAATGCAGTAATTATCTTTAAAAAATACGGGGATCCATGTTCGGAAATGATGTTGTAG